A part of Desulfonatronovibrio magnus genomic DNA contains:
- the secE gene encoding preprotein translocase subunit SecE, whose translation MSKKKKTEVSEPKPGTRAKVQQAREYLEEVKGELKKVTWPTRKETLTTGLAVVVLVIIISVYLGVIDFGLSRLVRLILP comes from the coding sequence ATGTCAAAAAAGAAAAAAACTGAAGTCAGTGAACCAAAACCCGGTACAAGGGCAAAAGTTCAGCAAGCCAGAGAATACCTTGAAGAAGTTAAAGGCGAACTAAAAAAAGTCACCTGGCCAACTCGCAAGGAAACATTAACTACTGGTCTCGCAGTAGTAGTGCTGGTAATTATAATTTCCGTATATCTCGGCGTAATTGATTTTGGATTGTCCAGGCTGGTAAGGCTTATACTGCCTTAG
- the rpmG gene encoding 50S ribosomal protein L33 has translation MRINILLSCVECKRRNYATCKNKKNTTSKLELKKFCPFCGKHLPHKESK, from the coding sequence ATGAGAATCAACATCCTTCTCTCGTGCGTTGAGTGCAAGCGAAGAAATTACGCTACATGCAAAAACAAAAAAAATACGACTTCCAAGCTGGAGTTGAAAAAGTTTTGTCCTTTCTGCGGTAAGCATTTGCCGCACAAGGAATCCAAGTAG